A single region of the Pelobates fuscus isolate aPelFus1 chromosome 4, aPelFus1.pri, whole genome shotgun sequence genome encodes:
- the RBM33 gene encoding RNA-binding protein 33 isoform X3, which produces MAALLGDDDFDQFDKPGAERSRRRRTADDWDSELEDDLLEEDYLSGKKISPDLSDEELNDDLLQSDEEEQQQSYSTQGVLVSLNATAGEHPSFDLSKSMNEEPETEEPGYEEGDSEEIYDEPEIPTGDFVESYDENENDSELAAEHIEYVDEEADEVLDLEINEPLDEFQEEDNVQLYKKQEAEDEQHYAEDVMEETTEIQDMTNDTPEEGNVESQEFQELPSEIKEDSDEEDEEEEEEEECGRIRFKTERKEGTIIRLSDVTRERRNIPETLELSAEAKASLMEFEEMERQRKMGRYASRRGGRRGGNNTMHRVMVDHRHEIHERRNMRPQRPMQGQPIRSLFQQPQQQQIQPLLPMPRHRNPSTVSSSPQQNNQQDKQRGNALLNSPQQPKNIHINPHFKGNVAPVQVPLLPVPNQPRPPVAPPRFPGMPEFQHVPNPVQGNFNQHPRLQEPWRNPPPQPEREPFFIGEPRFPNHHMFDQRNPPPIPPPPLLNNHQVPNQNQMPFNQPGQGFNTPGPQPRFPQPQPNFNQSGPGTQQGFNQPGPPQPGFNQPGFNPPGPMPNFNQPGPQPGFNQPGPQPNFNQPGPQPGFNQPNFNQPGPQQGFNQPGPHSQFTQPGFNQPPGSGPQPGFNQSGPPPQPGFNQQGPGPQQGFNQPGFSRERPVRLNMPSPAPMGIPPFNQNSPNIRHFPPPRQPFPPGPGQQFIPPSQPNMQGPLQPPMQQMHQHHHLSGPPKLPVPMQQPQQQFRTHSQNQQTQSNRMQGQQRQGPPKPRPNAPGQNMGMVPNQQGQHARNSNLRELPIAQSQSLNMGKKRLESAPAAQVKPVGTTAPQARALNTRNPQTKPPNTFNKVKEVAKIEEQFPDEDEETRKYRLKIEEQKRLREEILKRKELRRQQQAGARKRELLERLSQQHQTAVPHQGQVEQEKPAVPSLNNSNQTMPQTIPQTRPNVKPRALTAKPDGLQAPLPQKISAIQSTTGPCAQIQGPRKKIVKQGVPNRIVTENITQNVQQVQPTVSGAPIGPKQTVKIASVQGKPQELRQAAAKRTVMQRSNSGSCDGPHIAPKVRVIKLSGPEGDNVLVPSPGNAQMPSTQQRTQVLPKPQFQQRLQQQQRQGPVRKVTLGKGSVQNPYLSQQYQGQPRQPHLQANSPIPHLVNSIQGLHQPNKVIMRGRGRGVAGQMGRGRSMPNKQNLRVVECKPQPCVVSVEGLSSSTTDLKLKNLLMSVGPIQLADHTVERCAVERATKNEFPNASSSAKSHSNI; this is translated from the exons TGAACTTGAGGATGATCTATTGGAAGAAGATTACTTGTCTGGGAAAAAG ATTTCTCCAGATTTGTCAGATGAAGAGCTTAATGATGATCTCCTTCAAAGTGATGAAGAGGAGCAACAGCAAAGTTACAG CACCCAAGGTGTCTTGGTTAGCCTCAATGCTACTGCCGGAGAGCACCCTTCATTTGATCTCTCCAAGAGCATGAACGAGGAACCTGAAACAGAGGAACCTGGATATGAAGAGGGTGACAGTGAAGAGATTTATGATGAGCCTGAGATTCCCACTGGAGATTTTGTAGAGTCGTATGATGAAAATGAAAATGACTCTGAACTGGCAGCTGAACATATAGAATATGTGGATGAAGAGGCAGATGAGGTGTTGGACCTGGAAATCAATGAACCTTTAGATGAATTTCAA GAGGAAGATAATGTCCAGCTGTACAAAAAGCAAGAAGCAGAAGATGAACAGCATTATGCAGAAGATGTTATGGAAGAGACCACAGAAATTCAAGATATGACCAATGATACTCCTGAAGAG GGTAACGTTGAATCACAAGAATTCCAAGAACTGCCGTCTGAAATAAAAGAAGATTCCGATGAAGAGGAtgaagaagaagaggaagaagaagaatgtgggCGAATCAGATTCAAAACTGAACGTAAGGAAGGGACAATCATTCGCCTTTCTGATGTAACCAGAGAAAGAAGAAACATCCCAGAAACATTGG AGCTTTCTGCAGAAGCCAAAGCATCTTTAATGGAGTTTGAGGAAATGGAGCGCCAGCGCAAGATGGGGCGATATGCCTCACGAAGAGGTGGGAGGCGTGGGGGCAACAATACCATGCACCGAGTAATGGTGGATCATAGGCATGAAATCCATGAACGAAGAAACATGAGACCACAAAGGCCAATGCAAGGG CAGCCCATTAGAAGCCTGTTTCAGCAGCCACAGCAACAACAGATCCAGCCCCTGCTTCCAATGCCACGACATCGTAATCCTTCAACTGTGTCCTCCAGTCCACAGCAGAACAATCAACAGGACAAGCAACGGGGAAATGCTCTTCTAAACTCCCCTCAACAACctaaaaacatacacataaatCCCCATTTTAAGGGGAATGTGGCACCTGTTCAAG tTCCTTTGTTACCAGTACCAAACCAGCCTCGCCCTCCAGTGGCACCTCCCAGATTTCCA GGCATGCCAGAATTCCAGCATGTCCCAAATCCTGTGCAAGGAAACTTTAACCAGCACCCCAGACTTCAAGAACCATGGAGAAATCCACCACCCCAGCCAGAGAGGGAACCATTCTTCATCGGAG AGCCACGTTTTCCAAACCACCATATGTTCGATCAGCGAAATCCTCCACCTATTCCTCCACCTCCCCTTCTAAACAACCACCAAGTTCCTAACCAGAATCAGATGCCATTCAATCAACCTGGGCAAGGATTCAACACCCCAGGACCACAGCCAAGGTTTCCTCAACCACAACCAAACTTCAATCAGTCAGGCCCAGGGACACAGCAAGGGTTTAACCAGCCTGGGCCCCCACAACCAGGTTTTAACCAGCCTGGTTTTAACCCACCTGGCCCCATGCCCAACTTCAATCAGCCAGGCCCTCAACCTGGATTTAACCAGCCTGGTCCTCAGCCGAATTTTAATCAGCCAGGTCCTCAGCCAGGATTTAACCAGCCTAATTTTAATCAACCAGGCCCACAACAAGGATTTAACCAGCCTGGCCCTCATTCCCAATTTACCCAGCCAGGCTTCAACCAGCCACCAGGTTCTGGGCCACAGCCAGGTTTTAATCAAAGTGGCCCTCCTCCTCAGCCAGGATTTAATCAGCAAGGCCCCGGTCCACAACAAGGATTTAACCAGCCAGGATTTTCCAGAGAGCGTCCTGTGCGACTGAATATGCCCTCTCCAGCCCCCATGGGGATTCCTCCCTTTAATCAAAACTCTCCAAATATAAGACATTTCCCTCCTCCAAGACAACCCTTTCCACCAGGCCCGGGACAGCAATTTATTCCTCCTTCTCAGCCAAATATGCAG GGTCCATTGCAACCTCCAATGCAGCAAATGCACCAGCATCATCACCTTTCAGGCCCTCCAAAACTTCCAGTGCCCATGCAGCAGCCTCAGCAACAGTTTAGAACACATTCACAGAATCAGCAGACACAGTCAAACAGAATGCAGGGACAACAGCGACAAGGTCCACCTAAACCAAGACCG AATGCCCCTGGTCAGAATATGGGGATGGTTCCCAACCAGCAAGGCCAGCATGCAAGGAATAGCAACTTGCGTGAATTGCCCATAGCACAATCTCAGTCTTTGAACATGGGCAAGAAAAGATTGGAGTCAGCTCCTGCTGCTCAAGTCAAACCAGTGGGTACCACAGCACCCCAAGCAAGAGCTTTGAATACTCGAAATCCACAGACGAAACCCCCAAATACATTCAACAAAGTCAAAGAAGTTGCTAAAATTGAAGAACAG TTTCCTGATGAGGATGAAGAGACCAGGAAATATCGTTTGAAAATTGAGGAACAAAAGCGATTAAGAGAAGAAATCCTGAAACGTAAGGAGCTACGGCGCCAACAGCAAGCTGGGGCACGGAAAAGAGAGCTTCTTGAAAGACTTTCTCAACAACATCAAACTGCTGTTCCGCACCAAGGTCAGGTTGAACAGGAGAAACCTGCCGTACCGTCTTTAAATAACAGTAATCAGACAATGCCTCAAACTATCCCGCAGACTAGGCCGAATGTCAAACCCAGAGCACTTACTGCTAAGCCTGATGGCTTGCAGGCACCATTACCACAGAAGATCTCTGCAATTCAGTCAACCACTGGACCCTGTGCACAGATTCAAGGACCACGAAAGAAAATTGTAAAGCAAGGTGTACCTAACAGGATAGTGACTGAAAACATCACTCAGAATGTACAGCAAGTACAACCTACTGTTTCTGGAGCACCAATAGGGCCTAAACAGACTGTAAAAATCGCCTCTGTTCAGGGGAAACCACAGGAACTGAGACAGGCTGCTGCTAAAAGGACTGTGATGCAGAGGTCAAACAGTGGAAGTTGTGATGGGCCACACATCGCCCCTAAAGTCCGTGTCATTAAGTTATCTGGACCG GAAGGAGATAATGTTTTAGTTCCGTCACCTGGCAATGCTCAGATGCCATCAACTCAACAGAGAACCCAAGTTCTGCCCAAACCACAGTTCCAGCAGCGACTACAGCAGCAGCAAAGGCAAGGGCCAGTTCGGAAAGTCACACTCGGCAAAGGAAGTGTTCAGAATCCGTATCTTTCCCAGCAGTACCAGGGCCAACCACGACAACCGCATCTCCAAGCAAACTCTCCCATCCCTCATTTGGTTAACAGCATCCAGGGACTTCATCAACCCAATAAG GTCATTATGCGTGGCAGAGGCAGAGGAGTAGCTGGACAGATGGGCCGAGGACGCTCTATGCCAAATAAACAAAACCTCCGCGTGGTGGAGTGCAAGCCTCAGCCGTGTGTCGTGTCAGTTGAAGGGCTTTCTTCGTCAACCACAGATCTCAAACTGAAAAACCTGCTGATGTCAGTAGGACCTATCCAG